In one window of Gossypium hirsutum isolate 1008001.06 chromosome A01, Gossypium_hirsutum_v2.1, whole genome shotgun sequence DNA:
- the LOC107917231 gene encoding UDP-glycosyltransferase 79B30, translated as MRKSGHSKLHIAMFPWVAYGHFIPFFHLSNKLAHKGHQISFFVPKGVQPKLENMNQYLNLIQFFPLLIPHVDGLLPGAETTSVVPLNQQKYLAFAVDQTRDQVEGILKVIKPDMVFYDFWFWIPDLARQLGILPIFYVVVSSMSMGLNTKALTKEMNVEEVMELPTGCPPSTVKLKPEEAAAMLFEAEDFGSGLSFRERIRTAVKGSDAIAFSTCSEIDGPFVTLSLKDLGSLFCYQGLVCLKRIPNSLMRNGLVGFSTVEEALPEGFQDRVGGRGLVYGGWVPQEQLLHHPNIGCFVNHCGYGIMWEFLLSDRQIVLIPEIGDQILNTRLMVNELKIGVEVERGKNREVSKESLSEAIKFVMDKDNETANMMKKNHAKLKQILSNKDFQEGYINNFIKALQDLVK; from the exons atgagaaaatcAGGCCACTCAAAGCTTCACATCGCCATGTTTCCATGGGTTGCCTATGGTCATTTCATCCCTTTCTTTCATCTCTCTAATAAGCTGGCTCATAAAGGCCACCAAATTTCCTTCTTTGTGCCCAAAGGAGTTCAACCAAAGCTTGAAAACATGAACCAATACCTCAACTTGATTCAGTTCTTTCCTCTACTTATACCCCATGTCGATGGCCTCCTTCCAGGTGCTGAAACTACATCTGTTGTTCCTCTGAACCAACAAAAATACCTTGCTTTTGCCGTAGATCAAACCAGGGACCAAGTTGAAGGAATCTTAAAGGTTATAAAACCAGATatggttttttatgatttctggTTTTGGATCCCAGACTTGGCTCGCCAACTTGGGATCCTCCCCATATTCTATGTAGTGGTTTCCTCAATGTCGATGGGGTTAAACACCAAGGCACTAACCAAAGAAATGAATGTAGAAGAGGTGATGGAATTGCCTACTGGTTGCCCTCCTTCTACGGTGAAACTCAAACCTGAAGAGGCTGCTGCAATGTTGTTTGAGGCTGAGGATTTCGGAAGTGGACTGTCGTTTCGGGAACGGATAAGGACTGCTGTGAAAGGAAGTGATGCCATTGCCTTCAGCACTTGCAGTGAAATCGATGGACCATTTGTGACTTTGTCGCTGAAGGATTTGGGAAGCCTGTTTTGTTATCAGGGCCTTGTTTGCCTGAAACGAATACCTAACAGCTTGATGAGAAATGGGTTAGTTG GATTCTCGACTGTTGAAGAAGCACTGCCAGAGGGGTTTCAAGATAGGGTTGGAGGAAGAGGGTTGGTGTAtggaggttgggttccacaagaGCAACTATTGCACCACCCTAACATCGGGTGTTTCGTTAACCACTGTGGGTATGGAATAATGTGGGAGTTTTTGCTTAGTGACCGCCAAATTGTGTTGATACCTGAAATTGGGGATCAAATTTTGAACACCAGATTAATGGTGAATGAACTCAAGATTGGAGTTGAAGTGGAGAGAGGTAAAAACAGGGAGGTTTCAAAGGAGTCATTGAGTGAAGCCATCAAGTTTGTGATGGACAAGGACAATGAAACAGCTAATATGATGAAGAAAAACCATGCAAAGCTGAAGCAAATACTGTCTAATAAGGATTTTCAAGAAGGATATATCAACAATTTCATCAAAGCTCTACAAGATCTTGTCAAATAG